A portion of the Gigantopelta aegis isolate Gae_Host chromosome 10, Gae_host_genome, whole genome shotgun sequence genome contains these proteins:
- the LOC121383670 gene encoding N-glycosylase/DNA lyase-like translates to MATPLWKCILCPENELILKRTLACGQSFRWRETDSDVWTGVIGNRVWKLRQSQTHLYYQVFPEYSETLEQADISNVKIEKDEDGFPSIKLQNTMQETSMTLTECKQADRKFKIKVEIPDHKYEIDDKKVINKNKFRKSQHTDTAGDISDGTEKVDEEQSILRDYFQLNICLTKLYDHWSDVDPHFKEVSSKYSGIRMIRQDPVETLFSFICSSNNSIPRIIQLVDKLCSHYGEKIATVDGEDYYSFPKISAFVGDNVESNLRMLSFGYRAKYIHKSAKFILENHGKDWVNSLRQCDYQYAKQQLMKLLGVGPKIADCVCLMSLDKPGAIPVDTHVWKIAAEHYMLDLQGNKSLTDRLYKKIGKHFRDLWGEYAGWAHSVLFAADLKTITVPKDTSGSSAKATKREWPDELSKSKKFKQV, encoded by the exons atgGAGAGAAACTGACAGTGATGTTTGGACTGGTGTCATTGGCAACAGAGTGTGGAAACTGAGGCAGTCACAGACACACCTGTACTATCAAGTGTTTCCagaatacagtgaaactctggAACAGGCAGACATATCTAATGTTAAAATTGAAAAAGATGAAGATGGCTTTCCTTCTATTAAATTGCAAAATACAATGCAAGAAACGTCCATGACCTTGACGGAGTGTAAACAAGCAGAtcgtaaatttaaaataaaagtagaGATACCAGATCACAAATATGAGATAGATGACAAGAAagtaattaacaaaaataaatttcggAAATCACAACACACAGACACTGCTGGTGATATTAGTGATGGTACAGAGAAGGTGGATGAGGAACAGTCTATTCTTCGAGACTattttcagcttaatatctgtCTGACTAAACTTTATGACCACTGGTCTGATGTCGACCCACATTTCAAAGAGGTGTCCTCTAAATATTCTGGGATCCGGATGATTCGCCAAGATCCTGTGGAAACCTTATTCTCTTTTATCTGTTCATCTAACAACTCTATCCCTCGTATCATTCAGCTGGTTGATAAACTGTGTAGTCACTATGGAGAGAAAATAGCTACTGTGGATGGTGAAGACTATTATTCATTCCCTAAAATATCAGCTTTTGTTGGAGATAATGTTGAGAGCAATTTACGAATGCTTAGTTTTGGGTACAGAGCCAAGTATATTCACAAATCTGCAAAATTTATCTTGGAGAATCATGGCAAAGATTGGGTCAATTCTCTGCGTCAGTGTGATTATCAATATGCTAAACAACAACTCATGAAACTTCTTGGGGTTGGACCAAAG ATTGCAGACTGCGTATGCCTTATGTCACTAGATAAGCCAGGTGCTATCCCTGTGGACACCCATGTGTGGAAGATTGCAGCTGAACACTATATGTTAGATCTTCAAGGGAACAAATCTCTCACAGACAGGCTGTATAAGAAGatag GAAAACACTTCCGTGACCTGTGGGGAGAATATGCTGGCTGGGCTCATTCT GTGTTATTCGCAGCTGACCTGAAGACCATTACG gttcCCAAAGATACCAGTGGTAGTAGTGCAAAGGCAACCAAGAGGGAATGGCCTGACGAGCTAAGCAAGTCAAAGAAGTTCAAACAAGTGTGA